From the Saccharomonospora marina XMU15 genome, the window GCTGGACGAGGAACAGGCGGAGTTGTTGCGCCAGCTCGCGCAGATCCGTGGTGAGGAAGCGCCGTCACTGGCGGGCAACGGCCACAAGAACGGCGGCCTGTTCTCGAAGCTGCGCGCCAAGAGCCGCTGATGCCCGACGCGACGCCTCCGGTCTTCCTGGTGGCGACGCTGCCCGAAGGTCCGCATGCGGTGCTGGACGGCGAGGAGGCACGCCACGCCGTCACGGTGCGACGCATCCGGCAGGGGGAGCGGCTCGCGCTGTGTGACGGCGAGGGCGGGATCGCCGAGTGCGTCGTGGAGTCGGTGCGGCCTGGCAGGGCTCCTTCGCTGGAACTGCTGGTGGCGCGACGGCGGCTGGAGCAGCCTCCCGCGCTGCGGGTGACCGTCGCGCAGGCACTGATCAAGGGCGATCGGGGCGAGTTGGCCGTCGAGTTGGCCACCGAGGCAGGCGCGGACGCGGTCGTGCCCTGGCGTGCGGCGCGCAGCATCGCCCGCTGGGAAGAGGGCGCCAGGGGCGCCAAGGCGTTGGGCCGCTGGCGTAACGCGGCGAGGGCGGCCGCGAAGCAGGCACGTCGCGGCCGGGTGCCGGTGGTGAGCGAACCGGTGGACACCGACGGGCTCGCCCACCTGGTTTCTCGAGCAGCGGGTGCGGTGGTGCTCGACGCGGCCGCGGCCCGCACCCTCGCCGAGGTGGAGTTGCCGCAGCGTGGCGAGTTGGTCCTGGTGGTAGGGCCGGAAGGTGGCGTCACCGAGGAGGAGGCCGACACCCTGGCCGCCGCGGGCGCCACCCGGGTGCGGCTGGGCCCCACGGTGTTGCGTGCCTCCACGGCCGCTGCCGTCGCACTGGGCGCACTCGGTGCCCTGACCGCGCGCTGGCGATAGGCCGAACGGACGCATTCGGCTGAAACACTCGCGACATTTCCTCCGCTTTTCGACGCGTTTCCTGGCGCCACCGCCGTCACTGCCCGTACCCTTGCCACGATCGGACACGCGAGAACTTCTCGGGTGTCGAAGACCCCGCCGGACACCTCCCCCCTCGGTCCGGCGGAGCCGCGGTGGCGTGTGAAGCGACCCCCAGGCTTCACCGCCCCGCGGCGCCTCAATCCGGTTCGCCGCAACCCTTACCTACGCTTGAGTAGTCCACTGTGGCCAGAAGGCCGGGGCAGGGCGAATTCATTCCATAAATCGAATGGTTCACCACGATGAACATTCCTCGCGGGGTTATGGGTTGTTCGGACAGTGCGCGCGACGACGTCAATTCACGGCAGAGAATGGTTACCCGCAGGTATGCGCTAGGGGTGCCCATGCTGTTCGTGGTTTCGTCGCGGGCCGGTCAGGCGACGAAGGACTCCGGTCCGAACCGTCCCCACGCGACGAAGGCGGCGAGGGCGAGATAGGCCGAGGTCACCACCACGAACTTCGC encodes:
- a CDS encoding 16S rRNA (uracil(1498)-N(3))-methyltransferase, translating into MPDATPPVFLVATLPEGPHAVLDGEEARHAVTVRRIRQGERLALCDGEGGIAECVVESVRPGRAPSLELLVARRRLEQPPALRVTVAQALIKGDRGELAVELATEAGADAVVPWRAARSIARWEEGARGAKALGRWRNAARAAAKQARRGRVPVVSEPVDTDGLAHLVSRAAGAVVLDAAAARTLAEVELPQRGELVLVVGPEGGVTEEEADTLAAAGATRVRLGPTVLRASTAAAVALGALGALTARWR